The following are from one region of the Lepeophtheirus salmonis chromosome 8, UVic_Lsal_1.4, whole genome shotgun sequence genome:
- the Hibch gene encoding 3-hydroxyisobutyryl-CoA hydrolase, mitochondrial — protein MQYLVPALRSACRTISKRHMSSNVNESFILADQKGKTGLISLNRPKALNSLNTEMIRTITQSLQNWKKEDVIDSLIIDSCVPKSFCSGGDIIAVTTKIQDPCNFFKEEYEMNYSLGTMKIPITSLISGIVMGGGVGISIHGKYRVATETTLFAMPEVSIGLFPDVGASWFLPRLKNKLGWYLGMTGYRLRGSDAYHAGIATHMCKTESLTSLKNDLCAAQPQEIESILSSYHDKFPIAPFSLSNETLSKIENIFTSVVSSEDLMETLENSKNDDFASKMLSTIRKASPTSIAITFRLLHEGDKAISLLECLNMEYNMSKEIMKRKDFYEGVRALLIDKDLSPKWSPSTMKELKNIDDFFKKDYRLDV, from the exons ATGCAGTATCTCGTTCCTGCTCTCCGTTCTGCATGCAGGACAATTTCAAAACGACACATGAGCTCTAACGTCAACGAGTCCTTTATCCTTGCCGATCAGAAGGGGAAAACGGGTCTTATAAGTCTCAATCGCCCCAAGGCTCTTAACTCTCTAAACACAGAAATGATTCGCACCATAACTCAGTCTCTACAGAATTGGAAAAAAGAGGATGTAATCGATTCTCTAATTATAGACAGTTGTGTTCCAAAATCTTTCTGCTCAGGTGGAGATATTATTGCTGTTACTACGAAAATTCAAGAcccttgtaatttttttaaagaagaatatgaaatgaattattcaCTCGGGACCATGAAGATACCAATCACGTCCCTTATTAGTGGAATAGTAATGGGTGGTGGAGTTGGAATCAGTATTCATGGTAAATATAGAGTTGCAACTGAGACCACTCTATTTGCTATGCCAGAAGTAAGTATTGGACTCTTTCCAGATGTTGGTGCCTCATGGTTTTTAccaag gttaaaaaataagctTGGTTGGTATTTGGGAATGACAGGATATCGACTTAGAGGATCAGATGCTTATCATGCAGGAATAGCCACTCACATGTGTAAGACAGAATCTCTTACTtcattgaaaaatgatttatgtgcAGCTCAACCACAAGAAATTGAATCTATTCTATCATCATATCATGATAAATTTCCAATTGCACCCTTCAGTTTATCAAACGAAACTTTATCAAagattgaaaacatttttacgTCAGTTGTGAGTAGTGAAGACCTAATGGAAACTctagaaaattccaaaaatgatgattttgCAAGCAAGATGCTTTCTACAATAAGGAAGGCAAGTCCTACATCTATTGCAATCACCTTTCGTCTTCTTCATGAAGGAGATAAGGCCATATCCTTACTCGAATGTCTAAACATGGAATACAACATGTCCAAGGAAATTATGAAGAGGAAAGATTTTTATGAGGGGGTTAGAGCCCTATTGATTGATAAGGATTTATCACCTAAATGGAGTCCTAGTACCATGAAAGAACTAAAGAACATAgatgatttctttaaaaaagattataggCTTGATGTATAG
- the LOC121123008 gene encoding BET1-like protein, whose amino-acid sequence MPQNRGKQDILDAQNREYHDRLASKASFLKSVALDLESETKDHHRLLDGLDHDFDDAGNLMNRTLNRIHLYLGSNRGSRKVMLYVAFGTCFGIAFLYLIFRKLTN is encoded by the coding sequence ATGCCACAAAACAGGGGGAAGCAGGACATATTAGACGCACAGAATAGAGAATATCATGACCGCTTGGCCTCTAAAGCCTCCTTTCTAAAGTCTGTGGCACTGGACTTGGAGAGTGAAACAAAAGATCATCATCGACTCCTGGATGGCCTTGATCATGATTTCGATGATGCTGGAAATTTGATGAATAGAACTTTAAATCGTATACATTTGTATCTTGGATCAAACCGAGGATCTCGTAAAGTGATGCTTTATGTTGCTTTTGGAACATGCTTTGGAATTGCATTTTTGTACcttatttttaggaaattgaCTAATTAA
- the LOC121123010 gene encoding minor histocompatibility antigen H13, translated as MAELESNITEALNATLSKGTKVPATLEGTVMAYGALLIMALVPIFFGSFRSVDSHKEQVENSERTGEKPETMTSHDAAMFPFIASSALFGLYIFFQIFSKDNINLLLSAYFFVLGVLALTKMISPFLSRNFLSFVPKKYFVNKFTMSDDEAETNLSYLMDAKFSSHDIVALALSSVLGVWYLFKKHWIANNIFGLAFAINGIELLHLNNVMTGCILLGGLFFYDVFWVFGTNVMVTVATNFEAPIKLVFPQDLMEKGVFGASNMAMLGLGDIVIPGIFVALLLRYDRSLNRKSNFYFYTCFIAYVLGLLTTIGVMHTFKHAQPALLYLSPACTGIPILVALIRGDVKSMFQYKDHPDKEEKGEKNEKKNE; from the coding sequence ATGGCAGAATTGGAGTCGAATATAACGGAGGCATTAAATGCGACCTTATCTAAAGGAACAAAAGTGCCTGCCACCCTTGAAGGCACTGTTATGGCATATGGGGCTCTTTTGATCATGGCACTCGTTCCTATATTCTTTGGTTCATTTCGATCTGTTGATTCTCACAAGGAACAAGTTGAAAATTCTGAACGAACCGGAGAGAAGCCTGAAACCATGACATCCCATGATGCTGCCATGTTTCCATTTATCGCCTCTTCTGCTCTCTTTGGACTCTATATCTTTTTCCAAATCTTTTCAAAAGATAACATCAATTTGCTCCTGAGCGCTTATTTCTTCGTCTTGGGAGTCCTTGCTCTAACCAAGATGATTTCCCCCTTCCTCTCAAGAAACTTCTTATCCTTTGTAcccaaaaaatactttgttaataaatttaccATGAGTGATGACGAGGCGGAAACTAATCTATCCTATCTCATGGATGCAAAATTTTCCAGTCATGACATTGTAGCTCTTGCATTGTCATCAGTCTTAGGAGTATGGTATCTTTTCAAGAAACATTGGATTGCCAATAACATTTTTGGTCTGGCCTTTGCCATAAACGGTATCGAGCTTCTTCATTTGAACAATGTCATGACGGGTTGCATTCTCTTGGGAGGTCTTTTCTTTTATGATGTATTCTGGGTTTTTGGAACCAATGTGATGGTCACAGTCGCTACTAACTTTGAAGCCCCTATTAAACTAGTATTCCCTCAAGATTTGATGGAAAAGGGTGTTTTTGGAGCTAGTAACATGGCCATGCTTGGATTAGGAGATATTGTTATTCCAGGAATTTTTGTTGCACTTCTTCTAAGATACGATAGAAGTCTCAATAGAAAGTCAAATTTCTACTTTTACACTTGTTTTATCGCATATGTTCTTGGACTCCTCACGACGATCGGTGTCATGCATACATTTAAACACGCACAGCCTGCTTTGCTTTATTTGTCTCCTGCCTGTACCGGAATTCCTATTTTGGTTGCACTTATTCGTGGAGATGTAAAATCCATGTTTCAGTACAAGGATCACCCTGATAAGGAAGAGAAAGGGGAAAAGAACGAAAAAAAGAACGAATAA
- the LOC139906184 gene encoding syntaxin-binding protein 5-like, producing the protein MKKFVSIKGVIDNIRLSVNTPPTPSGTMSSGSPGPVRLEKEIIESLTPEQFTLQPTLRHGFPFKPLSMAYDSVQKLMAIGNRSGVVKIYGKPGIDSEIFHENGPGVLQILFLVNSGKLLTTTTDDRLNLWDFKKKTPELLQSIRLQKESISTVFSDFQESI; encoded by the coding sequence atgaaaaagtttgtaTCCATCAAAGGTGTCATAGACAATATTCGTCTAAGTGTGAACACACCCCCCACTCCCTCTGGAACAATGTCAAGTGGCTCTCCGGGTCCAGTTAGACTTGAAAAAGAGATCATAGAATCCCTCACTCCTGAGCAATTTACACTTCAACCTACTCTACGCCATGGATTCCCTTTCAAACCTCTTTCTATGGCTTATGATTCAGTACAAAAACTTATGGCAATTGGAAATCGCTCTGGAGTCGTTAAGATATATGGGAAACCTGGGATTGATTCAGAAATATTCCATGAAAATGGTCCAGGTGTGCTACAAATACTATTCTTAGTTAACAGTGGAAAGCTCCTCACAACTACGACAGATGATCGTCTCAATCTGTGggactttaaaaagaaaacaccGGAGCTCCTTCAGTCTATTCGTCTTCAAAAGGAGAGCATATCCACTGTATTTTCAGATTTTCAGGAAAGTATTTAA
- the LOC121123009 gene encoding syntaxin-binding protein 5 isoform X1 — protein MLNYFQVTLFEICLTFYNQQDKFVYIGTEKGTLHVLSIESFSLSGYSIPWNKFMDPLSTAQPGSIIIINVNPADPSKILVGFDSGLMVIFDFPSKNGESRYRYAGGKLYNMSWHMDGRQFVSSHGDGSLVTWNVKAPGSIASCNHTKPTSVIFPHAKKDKESGKMCPCDPIDKVYWRVRRSTSESYFVFSGGLPSDVTGVTPSVTVLQGKTTTLLEMEYCVIDFIIVTDSCYRSDYNEPEAIIAMLTNDVVAIDCKTPGFPCFENPYAMNFNESPVTSCHYIVDVPSDFIPCLYRVGASNSNRSFSNFEWPVSGGIDTNTESCSYAELVITGHADGSVRFWDSSSSSMQSLYRIKTAKYFEKVKKNGGGAVEGLDDDPYAINNIRLCPESKILIVSGSAAHIIVFKFRKKDTQTDTISLEIPIIYEVSASRPEPKVPESSPPTLTQHFEFPPRPLLNVASQSSSYADPVEGFNFDKPLHEFFSPLRVRQGQRKSGIGYHPELICLTPWVNGEPPSPINCITVSSAYGLVAYGNNSGLVIVDVIQNVCLLNMGTSDLYGSQDPFHRAPKSPRPVDPSPCKDDFITRVDLSNYSQVVPSDISNSQPSTVSNNYNGDKSSALSRVRSPDCKRLIKTGSSADDSSLSKSSSINSLDNSVITVEGVTAVSFSESFPTKNNFAYNPCLYVGTSLGSVIVVIVNLPSNSDDEPILDDGQGEINDDGTRRLEEPVVVSPSGTVYRIRGSALNFTFLDCSSSQEIERVNVMKPATTEPNSHGDESMKPDRQILVACSDKSASAFSLPSQRTMYSQTINESSSVTSVEVVNFGGSKFNPVLIAYTTDGRVKTYTVPSIRPMLDDSLIPVGIESCTKRVSHTLCFGNYGHGLYFRNPTECQKFTVSADFMRQLPELKGNLFREGVPTPDPPKQNFFKGLFGGGPKPCDRDELFGETSGKPLSGVAKHIPGTAMQNSLSKSVSATNEVSKAKMAMLERGQKLNELEDRTEQMANEAKNYAANAQKLKLAYQNKRWYQM, from the exons atgctaaattattttcaagttacattatttgaaatatgtctTACCTTTTACAATCAACAGGATAAGTTTGTTTATATTGGAACTGAAAAGGGGACTCTACATGTACTGAGTATAGAATCATTTTCTTTAAGTGGCTATTCAATTCCATGGAATAAGTTTATGGATCCTCTTTCGACTGCCCAACCAGGCTCTATTATTATCATCAATGTTAACCCTGCGGATCCGTCAAAGATCTTAGTGGGATTTGATTCTGGTCTCAtggttatttttgattttccatCAAAGAATGGGGAATCAAGATATCGCTATGCAGGTGGAAAGCTATACAATATGTCGTGGCATATGGATGGTCGACAATTTGTGTCATCGCACGGTGATGGGAGTCTTGTTACCTGGAATGTTAAAGCTCCTGGGTCGATTGCCTCCTGTAATCATACAAAGCCCACTTCAGTTATATTTCCTCATGCGAAGAAGGACAAAGAAAGTGGGAAAATGTGTCCTTGTGACCCTATTGATAAAGTTTATTGGAGAGTGAGACGTTCAACTTCCGagtcatattttgttttttctggtGGACTTCCTTCAGATGTCACTGGAGTTACTCCAAGTGTAACTGTTCTTCAAGGGAAAACCACTACTCTATTAGAAATGGAATATTGTgtcattgattttataattgtaacaGATTCTTGTTATAGGTCTGACTATAACGAACCTGAGGCCATTATTGCTATGCTAACTAATGATGTTGTTGCTATAGATTGTAAAACTCCCggttttccatgttttgaaaaCCCTTATGCTATGAATTTTAACGAAAGCCCTGTTACGTCTTGTCATTACATTGTTGATGTTCCCTCAGATTTCATTCCATGCCTCTATCGTGTGGGAGCATCAAATTCTAATCGTAGTTTCTCAAACTTTGAGTGGCCAGTAAGTGGTGGCATAGATACTAATACGGAGTCTTGCTCTTATGCCGAACTTGTAATAACTGGACATGCTGATGGAAGTGTACGTTTTTGGGACTCCTCATCTTCGTCGATGCAAAGTCTTTATAG aATCAAAactgcaaaatattttgaaaaagtcaagaaaaatgGTGGAGGAGCTGTAGAGGGCTTAGATGATGATCCCTATGCAATCAATAATATTCGTCTTTGTCCTGAAAGCAAAATCCTGATAGTATCTGGCTCAGCCGCTCATATCATTGTCTTTAAATTTCGTAAAAAAGATACTCAGACGGATACAATATCTTTGGAGATTCCTATAATATATGAAGTGTCAGCATCAAGACCAGAACCAAAAGTCCCTGAATCTTCTCCACCTACTCTTACACAGCATTTTGAATTTCCTCCTCGTCCTCTATTAAACGTAGCTAGTCAATCCTCGAGCTATGCGGATCCTGTGGAGGGTTTTAACTTTGATAAGCCCCTACACGAATTCTTTTCTCCTCTTCGAGTGCGTCAGGGACAACGAAAGTCAGGGATTGGATATCATCCGGAACTCATTTGCCTCACTCCTTGGGTTAATGGTGAACCGCCCTCTCCTATTAACTGTATTACTGTGAGCTCTGCGTATGGCTTAGTTGCATATGGCAATAACTCCGGACTCGTCATTGTTGATGTGATTCAAAATGTTTGTCTTCTTAATATGGGAACATCAGATTTATATGGGAGTCAAGATCCATTTCATCGGGCGCCAAAGTCACCTAGACCTGTGGATCCCTCTCCGTGCAAAGATGATTTCATCACACGAGTAGATTTGAGCAATTATAGTCAAGTAGTCCCGAGTGATATCTCTAATAGTCAACCTTCTACAGTTTCCAATAATTATAATGGGGATAAATCATCGGCTCTCTCTCGTGTTAGATCTCCAGATTGTAAAAGACTCATTAAGACTGGTAGTTCCGCCGATGATTCTTCTCTTTCAAAATCTTCTTCGATCAATTCCTTGGATAACTCTGTCATCACAGTTGAAGGAGTAACTGCTGTCTCATTCTCTGAAtcttttcctacaaaaaataactttgcttATAATCCTTGTCTTTATGTTGGTACAAGTCTTGGATCTGTTATTgttgtaattgttaatttacCTAGTAATAGTGATGATGAGCCTATTCTTGATGATGGGCAAGGAGAAATAAATGATGATGGGACTAGAAGATTGGAAGAACCTGTTGTTGTGAGCCCTTCTGGTACTGTGTATCGAATCCGAGGCTCTGCGTTGAATTTTACATTCTTGGATTGTTCATCATCTCAAGAAATTGAGCGAGTCAATGTCATGAAGCCGGCTACAACTGAACCTAATAGTCATGGGGATGAGTCTATGAAGCCTGATCGTCAAATTCTGGTAGCTTGTTCTGATAAATCAGCTTCTGCATTTTCACTTCCATCACAGCGAACCATGTATTCTCAAACAATCAATGAATCTTCTTCTGTCACTTCTGTTGAAGTTGTCAATTTTGGCGGTTCTAAATTTAATCCTGTGTTAATTGCTTATACAACGGATGGTCGAGTCAAGACATATACTGTTCCTTCAATCCGGCCCATGCTAGATGATTCGCTTATTCCAGTGGGGATTGAGAGCTGTACCAAAAGAGTCTCTCACACGCTTTGTTTTGGAAATTATGGTCATGGGCTATATTTTAGAAATCCTACGGAGTGTCAAAAATTTACCGTAAGTGCTGATTTCATGCGTCAGTTGCCCGAGTTGAAGGGCAATCTTTTCCGTGAAGGGGTTCCTACACCTGATCCACCAAAGCAAAACTTTTTCAAGGGGCTGTTTGGAGGAGGCCCCAAACCTTGTGATAGAGATGAACTATTCGGAGAAACTTCAGGAAAGCCTCTTTCAGGCGTTGCAAAGCATATCCCAGGCACAGCAATGCAGAATTCTTTGAGTAAGTCAGTTTCAGCAACCAATGAAGTTTCAAAAGCAAAGATGGCCATGTTAGAGAGAGGCCAAAAGCTAAATGAATTGGAGGATCGTACCGAGCAAATGGCTAATGAAGCCAAGAACTATGCTGCGAATGCTCAAAAACTTAAACTTGCCTATCAGAACAAAAGGTGGTACCAAATGTAA
- the LOC121123009 gene encoding syntaxin-binding protein 5 isoform X2: protein MDPLSTAQPGSIIIINVNPADPSKILVGFDSGLMVIFDFPSKNGESRYRYAGGKLYNMSWHMDGRQFVSSHGDGSLVTWNVKAPGSIASCNHTKPTSVIFPHAKKDKESGKMCPCDPIDKVYWRVRRSTSESYFVFSGGLPSDVTGVTPSVTVLQGKTTTLLEMEYCVIDFIIVTDSCYRSDYNEPEAIIAMLTNDVVAIDCKTPGFPCFENPYAMNFNESPVTSCHYIVDVPSDFIPCLYRVGASNSNRSFSNFEWPVSGGIDTNTESCSYAELVITGHADGSVRFWDSSSSSMQSLYRIKTAKYFEKVKKNGGGAVEGLDDDPYAINNIRLCPESKILIVSGSAAHIIVFKFRKKDTQTDTISLEIPIIYEVSASRPEPKVPESSPPTLTQHFEFPPRPLLNVASQSSSYADPVEGFNFDKPLHEFFSPLRVRQGQRKSGIGYHPELICLTPWVNGEPPSPINCITVSSAYGLVAYGNNSGLVIVDVIQNVCLLNMGTSDLYGSQDPFHRAPKSPRPVDPSPCKDDFITRVDLSNYSQVVPSDISNSQPSTVSNNYNGDKSSALSRVRSPDCKRLIKTGSSADDSSLSKSSSINSLDNSVITVEGVTAVSFSESFPTKNNFAYNPCLYVGTSLGSVIVVIVNLPSNSDDEPILDDGQGEINDDGTRRLEEPVVVSPSGTVYRIRGSALNFTFLDCSSSQEIERVNVMKPATTEPNSHGDESMKPDRQILVACSDKSASAFSLPSQRTMYSQTINESSSVTSVEVVNFGGSKFNPVLIAYTTDGRVKTYTVPSIRPMLDDSLIPVGIESCTKRVSHTLCFGNYGHGLYFRNPTECQKFTVSADFMRQLPELKGNLFREGVPTPDPPKQNFFKGLFGGGPKPCDRDELFGETSGKPLSGVAKHIPGTAMQNSLSKSVSATNEVSKAKMAMLERGQKLNELEDRTEQMANEAKNYAANAQKLKLAYQNKRWYQM, encoded by the exons ATGGATCCTCTTTCGACTGCCCAACCAGGCTCTATTATTATCATCAATGTTAACCCTGCGGATCCGTCAAAGATCTTAGTGGGATTTGATTCTGGTCTCAtggttatttttgattttccatCAAAGAATGGGGAATCAAGATATCGCTATGCAGGTGGAAAGCTATACAATATGTCGTGGCATATGGATGGTCGACAATTTGTGTCATCGCACGGTGATGGGAGTCTTGTTACCTGGAATGTTAAAGCTCCTGGGTCGATTGCCTCCTGTAATCATACAAAGCCCACTTCAGTTATATTTCCTCATGCGAAGAAGGACAAAGAAAGTGGGAAAATGTGTCCTTGTGACCCTATTGATAAAGTTTATTGGAGAGTGAGACGTTCAACTTCCGagtcatattttgttttttctggtGGACTTCCTTCAGATGTCACTGGAGTTACTCCAAGTGTAACTGTTCTTCAAGGGAAAACCACTACTCTATTAGAAATGGAATATTGTgtcattgattttataattgtaacaGATTCTTGTTATAGGTCTGACTATAACGAACCTGAGGCCATTATTGCTATGCTAACTAATGATGTTGTTGCTATAGATTGTAAAACTCCCggttttccatgttttgaaaaCCCTTATGCTATGAATTTTAACGAAAGCCCTGTTACGTCTTGTCATTACATTGTTGATGTTCCCTCAGATTTCATTCCATGCCTCTATCGTGTGGGAGCATCAAATTCTAATCGTAGTTTCTCAAACTTTGAGTGGCCAGTAAGTGGTGGCATAGATACTAATACGGAGTCTTGCTCTTATGCCGAACTTGTAATAACTGGACATGCTGATGGAAGTGTACGTTTTTGGGACTCCTCATCTTCGTCGATGCAAAGTCTTTATAG aATCAAAactgcaaaatattttgaaaaagtcaagaaaaatgGTGGAGGAGCTGTAGAGGGCTTAGATGATGATCCCTATGCAATCAATAATATTCGTCTTTGTCCTGAAAGCAAAATCCTGATAGTATCTGGCTCAGCCGCTCATATCATTGTCTTTAAATTTCGTAAAAAAGATACTCAGACGGATACAATATCTTTGGAGATTCCTATAATATATGAAGTGTCAGCATCAAGACCAGAACCAAAAGTCCCTGAATCTTCTCCACCTACTCTTACACAGCATTTTGAATTTCCTCCTCGTCCTCTATTAAACGTAGCTAGTCAATCCTCGAGCTATGCGGATCCTGTGGAGGGTTTTAACTTTGATAAGCCCCTACACGAATTCTTTTCTCCTCTTCGAGTGCGTCAGGGACAACGAAAGTCAGGGATTGGATATCATCCGGAACTCATTTGCCTCACTCCTTGGGTTAATGGTGAACCGCCCTCTCCTATTAACTGTATTACTGTGAGCTCTGCGTATGGCTTAGTTGCATATGGCAATAACTCCGGACTCGTCATTGTTGATGTGATTCAAAATGTTTGTCTTCTTAATATGGGAACATCAGATTTATATGGGAGTCAAGATCCATTTCATCGGGCGCCAAAGTCACCTAGACCTGTGGATCCCTCTCCGTGCAAAGATGATTTCATCACACGAGTAGATTTGAGCAATTATAGTCAAGTAGTCCCGAGTGATATCTCTAATAGTCAACCTTCTACAGTTTCCAATAATTATAATGGGGATAAATCATCGGCTCTCTCTCGTGTTAGATCTCCAGATTGTAAAAGACTCATTAAGACTGGTAGTTCCGCCGATGATTCTTCTCTTTCAAAATCTTCTTCGATCAATTCCTTGGATAACTCTGTCATCACAGTTGAAGGAGTAACTGCTGTCTCATTCTCTGAAtcttttcctacaaaaaataactttgcttATAATCCTTGTCTTTATGTTGGTACAAGTCTTGGATCTGTTATTgttgtaattgttaatttacCTAGTAATAGTGATGATGAGCCTATTCTTGATGATGGGCAAGGAGAAATAAATGATGATGGGACTAGAAGATTGGAAGAACCTGTTGTTGTGAGCCCTTCTGGTACTGTGTATCGAATCCGAGGCTCTGCGTTGAATTTTACATTCTTGGATTGTTCATCATCTCAAGAAATTGAGCGAGTCAATGTCATGAAGCCGGCTACAACTGAACCTAATAGTCATGGGGATGAGTCTATGAAGCCTGATCGTCAAATTCTGGTAGCTTGTTCTGATAAATCAGCTTCTGCATTTTCACTTCCATCACAGCGAACCATGTATTCTCAAACAATCAATGAATCTTCTTCTGTCACTTCTGTTGAAGTTGTCAATTTTGGCGGTTCTAAATTTAATCCTGTGTTAATTGCTTATACAACGGATGGTCGAGTCAAGACATATACTGTTCCTTCAATCCGGCCCATGCTAGATGATTCGCTTATTCCAGTGGGGATTGAGAGCTGTACCAAAAGAGTCTCTCACACGCTTTGTTTTGGAAATTATGGTCATGGGCTATATTTTAGAAATCCTACGGAGTGTCAAAAATTTACCGTAAGTGCTGATTTCATGCGTCAGTTGCCCGAGTTGAAGGGCAATCTTTTCCGTGAAGGGGTTCCTACACCTGATCCACCAAAGCAAAACTTTTTCAAGGGGCTGTTTGGAGGAGGCCCCAAACCTTGTGATAGAGATGAACTATTCGGAGAAACTTCAGGAAAGCCTCTTTCAGGCGTTGCAAAGCATATCCCAGGCACAGCAATGCAGAATTCTTTGAGTAAGTCAGTTTCAGCAACCAATGAAGTTTCAAAAGCAAAGATGGCCATGTTAGAGAGAGGCCAAAAGCTAAATGAATTGGAGGATCGTACCGAGCAAATGGCTAATGAAGCCAAGAACTATGCTGCGAATGCTCAAAAACTTAAACTTGCCTATCAGAACAAAAGGTGGTACCAAATGTAA